A region of the Muricauda sp. MAR_2010_75 genome:
TGCATTAAACAACCCATTTAACAGGAACAGGAATAATTGCAACAAGTGCATGTGTCCTCAACGTAAGTGTCAAATCCAAATCCTCCCTTTATACTCTCCATATTGGTAAGATTGGATACTACTTCTTTGTTCAATTTCAACGGCGGTAATGCTGTTTCTTTCATGATACTGAATTTAGATTAATACTGTTTTCTCCATAAATATAGAAAAATATTAAATTTAATGTAAGAAAAAACTTTAATATTTTTAGGATAATATGTTAAATAATAATTTATTTGTGAAAAACACCTTTCTATTGGGATGATGAAACAAGAATCCAACTTATTCAAGCATAAAATTTCCTTTTGTACCGTTTGCATGAACAGATTGGAACCCCTACGAAAAACGTTGCCGAAAAACATCAAGGATAACCTATCATATGGGAACTTAGAATTTGTAGTACTCAATTACAACTCAAAGGATGACCTTGACAATTGGATAGAGAAGGAAATGTCAGATTATCTAACTAGTGGTGTTTTAAAATATATAAAAACATCTTCTCCCAAATATTTCTTAAGAAGCCATTCCAAAAACGTTGTCTCGAAAGAAGCTACTGGAGAAATCATTTGTAATGTAGATGCTGACAATTACATTGGGAAAGGCTTTGCACAATATGTAAACAATTGTTTTCTAAAACGGAAAAATATTTTTTTAGCTACAGATAGAGCTTCCGTTAGAAAAGATTGTTTGGGAAGGATATGCCTAAAGAAAAAGGATTTCGAAACCATTACCGGATATGATGAATCAATGGAAAATTATGGGTTCGAAGATTTGGATCTTAAAAACAGGCTAATATTGTTAGGCAGACAAGTGATTAATATATCCGATGGTAAGTTCTTAAACGCCATTTCACATAGCGATGACACAAGACTCCAAAACGAACCAAATGCTCACCTTATCAAAGACATATACATAAAATATATAAATCATTATAGTACTGAATTATTATATCTCTTGACTAATAGGATGTACTATACCGGAATTGTAGTCATACATAGATTGAGTCAATCAAATGACACTCGTGCAATCTTCAAAGAGTTCGAAGATGATAATTTACATGATTTGAACAACCCAATTTGGAATCTTGAAAAACTAGAATGGAAAATCGGAAATTGGCAAAAGAGTGGATGCGGTCTTATATTAACAAATAGTTTAGGGGTTAAACGAATTGGAAAAATCGGTACACCCTCCTTGAATAAAATTGTCAAAGACGAGTACTATAAGTGTCAAGATGAACAATCGTTTCAAAAACTTATTATGTTTTTCTCTCAAATCAACAACTGTATCAAAATGTATGAAAATCAAAAAAATAAAATAATTGTCGTTAATAAAACTTTTGGTGAGACGGAATTAGATTGGTGAGTATGGAAGTAACTGAGATTGACAAGGACTTTTGCTTGAGTATTTCAATATTTTATTCTCAAGATAGTTGGCACAAATTAATTTCAAAAGGTTTGATTCCTTTTTATGATAAGCAATTAGGCCCTAACAATTATTTCTATTTGCTAAACAAAAACAGAGGCGACCATATAGCACTTTTTCTCATAATACAAAGAAGCAAGACCATAGAAGTCGTAAAAGATTGTGACAACCATTTCAAAAAATTTCTTTCCAGCAATCCCTCTTCCATAAATTCTGTTTTCCAAACAGGTTCAAAAATCTTTTGTGATTTTGAAAATAACACGGTCCATTATGGCCTTTATAATGGGGAAATATACGCTAAGCATATAGCGGTCTATAAAAGAATTTCCAAAATTTTGTCATTTTCATTTGAGGAGTATGCTGACATGACTATTGAATACCTTCCAGAAATAGTTCTTGACTTACTTATAAAACTTTATGTTTTTTCCGAAAAGGATAAGGACGAAGTCTTGAATAATTTTAAGAAAACACTCGCTAGAGAATTTGGAAAGCTGGAAAATAGAAATTTAAGTGTAGTCAAAAAGCACTTACATAAATTTTATTTGGCCAATAGAAATACAGTAGCTTCCTTAATTGATAAAGAGAGAAAAACAACTAATTTGAAGCGTACACAAAAATACTTGGTTGATATTTTAGAATTACGAAAAGAGATGAATGTTGATACTGGGTTTATTCTTAATTCTCTCTGCGACTTTTTTGGCTTAGAAAATATTGAAAAAATGAGCCTATTCTATTTGATATCAAACTGTGTAATTTCGAAAGAAAAGTTTGATTCTAAACACAATGCCTAACGTTTAATAGCTTACAAGTTTCACTAAAAAAAAGACTAAAAGCCTAGAATTCAGCCAAAATATGAGCACGTCCAACACTTTAGAAGGAATACTGAGTCAATATCGCAATAGTGCCTACAACAATGATTTAGTCTGGATCAACTTTACGAGAAGGACTGATAAGTTTCCATTCCTTAAAGAGCATAGAGACTTTATTGAAAAAAACAATTTGGGGTTTGGGGACAGGGCATTTCACTACATGTGGTACTTACTTATTTCTCACTTAGTACTTAAAAATGGACATCCAAAAGTTCTTGAAATTGGTGTATATAAAGGACAAGTCATTTCATTATGGGCCTTAATAGCTAAATATTTGAATTCTACTATCGATATTGTTGCGGTGTCCCCCTTTACAGGCAACATAAGCAATAACGTTTTTTTAAATAACCCTTTTGTCAATAAAGTTCGGGGCTATATATCACAGAAATTTATTCAAAATCAAAAAGTAGGTAACTATCATCCCCGACAAGATTACTTTTCAATAATCAGGGAAGTATTTGAACACTTTGAGTTGAATTTTGATGAGGTCAATAAAATAAAAGGATACTCGAATAGTGAACCTGTTTTAAAATGTATTAAAGACATGCACTTAGATATAGTTTACATTGATGGTGACCATAGTTATGATGCGGTGGTGAAAGACATTCAAAATTATTCAAGTTTAATAAAGCCTAGTGGATTCCTTGTCATGGATGATGCTTCCTATTTTTTACCTGGAAACCAGTTTTGGAAAGGCTATGAAGAAGTATCCAGAGCCTGTGCAATAATCGAAGATTTAGGGTTTACCAACGTTTTAAATGTTGGTCACAATAGAATTTATCAAAAAGATTTAGTTACTACCAGAAGTATTAATAAAAAGATATTCCTGTAATTCTTCTCATCAAGGCTGCTCATTTATGTTTTCTTTACTCATGCTTTAAACTTCAGTAATCTTTTTCTACATCCGGGCTACCATAAATTATTTAGCTCAAAAAAAGAAAATAAGGTGCTTTTTGAAATGTGTTTTTTATTTTTATGTTGTATTTTCTTACTAATATTTGATGTGTTTTTTTAAAAAATTTAACTTTTACAGGCAATTGGACTCAATGGACTGTGGCCCCACTTGTCTTCGGATGATTGCCAAATATTATGGCAAATCCTTTTCCATTGAATTTCTAAGAAAGAGAACAGGAATTACCAAAGTTGGCGTTTCCCTGGCTGGAATTTCGGAAGCAGCTGAAAGTGTAGGTTTTCATTCAATTGGAGCTACAATTGACTACAATACATTAGTAAAAAAAGTTGCCCTTCCTTGTATAATTCATTGGAGACAAAGACATTTTATTGTTGTTTATCGAATAAAAAAAAACTTAGTATTTGTAGCGGATCCATCACACGGGCTTATGAAATATTCCAAAGATAAATTCATTTCTGGTTGGATAGGCAGCAATGCAGATAATAGTAAAGGCCTGGGGTCGGTCTTGATATTGGAACCAACTCCTAAATTCTATTCAGGAAAGGAATCTTCTGAAAACAGATATAACCTATCTTTCTTATTGTCGTATTTTCGACCCTATCGGAAACAGGTGTTTCAATTATTTCTTGGCCTAATCATAGGCAGCCTTATACAATTGATACTACCTTTCTTAACCCAAGCCATTGTTGATCAAGGAATAAGATATCAAGAATTAAACTTTATTTATCTAATTCTAATTGCACAATTAACTCTATTTATTTCCCAAACAACTGTGGAGGTAGTAAGGGGATGGATTCTTCTTCATATAACAACAAGGGTAAATATTCATTTAATATCCGATTTTTTAGTGAAATTGATGAGACTTCCGATAGCCTTTTTTGATTCAAAAAACACGGGAGACATTATACAAAGAATACATGACCATAGAAGAATACAAAACTTTTTGTCAACAACCACCATCAATACAATATTTTCAGCTTTTAACATTGTTATTTTCGGGTGGGTCTTATGGTATTATAGTCATCTAATCTTTTCAATTTTTTTTTTGGGGTCAATGCTTTATATAATCTGGGCACTTATTTTTATGAAAAAACGGGCAGAGCTAGACTACAAAAGATTTGATGAGTCCTCTGATAATCAAAGTAGCCTATTCCAACTAATTTCGGGCATACAAGAAATAAAACTGAACGGGTCTGAGAGACGTCGTAGATGGGAGTGGGAGGCAATACAAGTTCGATTGTTTGAAAATTCAATGAAAAGATTGAAATTATCTCAGACACAAATTACTGGAGGTCGTTTCTTAAATGAGCTTAAAAACATTCTTATTACATTCATCTCAGCTAAATTGGTTATTGATGGTGAAATAACATTGGGTATCATGTTATCAGTTCAATACATAATAGGCCAACTTAACCTACCCATTAACAATTTTATAACCTTTGTACAAAATGGTCAAGATGCGAAAATAAGTCTCGAAAGGCTCTCAGAAATCCATAATGAAAAGGATGAAGTAAGTCCCGAAAACAGTACTCTTCAAATAATACCAGAAGATAATACAATAGAGCTAAAGTGCGTGAATTTTAGATATGGCGGAAAATCTTCACCTGCTGTTTTAGAAAATATAGACTTAAAAATTCCAAAAGGAAAAGTTACTGCTATTGTTGGCACAAGTGGTAGTGGGAAAACAACACTGTTAAAACTGTTATTAAAATTCTATGTACCTAATGAAGGAGAAATATGTGTAGGCGGGCATGATTTAAAGAAAATAAATACCAATGTTTGGAGAAATGCCTGTGGGTCGGTCATGCAAGAAGGTTTTATTTTCAATGATACGATCGCACGAAACATTACCGAATCTGATTCTGAGGGGGCCATCGATCAAGAAAGACTTAATTATGCTGTAGCCGCTGCAAACATAAAAGAATTTATTGAAAAACAGCCACATGGATACAATACCAAAATAGGTATTTCGGGAATGAAAATCAGCGGAGGACAAAAACAACGTATTTTAATTGCCCGTGCAGTTTACAAAAATCCAGATTATATCTTTTTTGATGAAGCTACCAGTGCACTTGATGCAAGCAACGAAAGGGTCATAATGAAAAATCTTCAAGAATTCTATAAGGGGAAAACTGTAATCATAATTGCTCACAGGCTAAGTACTGTTAAAAATGCTGATCAAATTGTTGTTCTGGAAAAAGGAAAAATAGTAGAAAATGGGAACCATACTCAACTAGTTGGTAAAAAAGCAGTTTATTATTCACTGGTTAAAAACCAATTAGAACTTGGTTCGAACTAATTAAACTTAAATGTTAAAAGAAAAAAATGAACTAGAGAATAAAGACCTTTTGATTGACCGGTCAGATGAGGTTAATCAAATTCTTGGTAAACCCCCGAACTGGATAATCAAGTGGGGAATTACAATTGTATTCATTGTTTTAATGTTTCTAATTATTTTAATCAATCTCATTAGTTACAAAGAAACCATAAATAGCCCTGTTGAATTAAATATTAGTAAGTCTATTAGCTATTTAAGGAAAAAAACCAATGAGAAAATAGAACACATACTGGTAAAGAATGGTCAATTCGTCAAGGAAGGAGAAATACTTGCCGTTATGGAAAATAACGCCAACAACAAAGATATAGAACTAATTCAAAACAAGTTAAACAGCATCCTTGATTCAGGCTTTTTAAATCATTACTCAGTCCAGACTCAATTTCCTTTAAACGTTAGATTAGGAGGAATGAATACCCCCTATCGTGATTTTGTTTCAAAATATCAGCAGTACTTAGAGGCTAGTTTTATGTCCCCAAAAAAAACTTTAATTAACGAGAGAATTAAACGAAGTCGAACCAGGCTGGCATTTTTAAAAAATAAAAGACTAATCATAGAGGAGGAAAAAACTCAAGTTGCCAAATCTTACTATTTGGAGCAAAAGAAGTCTCTAATTACAAATCACGGTAGAATTCATGAATTCGAACAAGCATTGACCAAGTATTTAGAACGCAAGAACAGGACAGACAATATTAAAGATTCGATTAGCCTACTTGAAATGGAAATTGATTTCATGAATGACTTCATATTACCAGAGACAACACCAACATTTCTTCCAAAAAAGGGTCTTTACTCCAGTCTATTTGAACTTAAAAGTAAAATTGAAGAATGGGAGTCTAAATATACTGTCAAGAGCCCAATTTCAGGTAAAGTATTGTATTCTTACCCTCAAGCCGTATTCAATGATCAATCGATAAATGATACAATCTTCGTCATTATCCCCAATGAATTAAAAAGTCTTGAGGCACAACTAAGAGCAAAATCAAACCATCTAAAAGAAGTCAAAGAGAATTCATTAATCTTATTAAAATTCCAACAACATCCATTCAAGCATTTGGATGAGGTTCGAGCTAAAATTTCTTCGATAGAAAAATATACTCATAATGAGGAAACAAACTGTAAGCTATCTTTTGATTCAAATGTAGTAGCCTTAATGTTTGATGAAAAATTTGATCTTAAGGAAAATATTGTTGGCGAGGGAACCATTGTAATAAGAGAAACAAATTTATGGGACAATCTGTTTTCTCAAATATTTGAATCAGTAAATAAATTACCAGAAGACTAGGCCCTAATTATTACATTTTAACTGTAACACTCTCAAATCAGAAAAAGTATCCGTATTTATCTATGATCAGTCTTTCCTTTTCTTTTACCAATAATACTGTATTATTATCATAATACTTTTTATATTGCTCCCTTATTGAAGTGTTAGTAGGCTTTTGATTTGCATCTAGAACTTTTTTCATTTCGGCCTGCTTATAACCTAATATATCACTATTCAACAATAAGTCTTTTTGAATGTGTTCAGTTCTTATCACGAAATTCAAGAAGTTATTTTCTTTGTCGTGTTTGAAGGCCGATTGAAAATTCCCGATTGTATTGATTTTGTTTGCTTTGTAAGTAAAAAGTTTTAAATATCTATATGATAAAAGGCCTATTTCAGTCGATATTTCACATTCTTTATAACCCTCTCCAATGGAAATTTCAGGTTTTGAAATAACAATCTCTAGCCATGACCGAAAATTGTGCATATTATTAGGATCTGAATAAAGGGTATTCCAAATTTTCATGTTCAATTGAGGGTATTTTTTTGGTATAAATTTTTTCTCAATGTCTTTGGGTATACTTTTAAACTCCCTTTTTTGAATCTTAGCGACCGTTTTAAATAATCCGCCTTTCCCCATACAACCAAAAGCCCATAAAGAAACGTACCAATCCCAAGGGTTTCGAATATTGCCAATCTTAAGTTTGTCGTCAAAATTTCCAATTAGGCCTGGATGAATTGAATCATATGTGTTATGAACCCCCTTAAGAACATAATTATCCTTAGCAAGTGAAATAAGTATATCCTTTGTATAGGAACTACCTGTCTTTTGTAATTCAAAATAAATGAATTTCTCAGCAATCAACATTTGATAAAAGGTTTCTAATGTTATATTCCATCTAAAAAACGTTGTGCAGCGATTTTATCGCCAATAAAGTGTTGTCATGGATTTTTTGAACGACTTCATAACCTATACTGTTAATGTTTAATTTGAACCAATCTGTATAAATTATTTTTTTATTGTCTTCAAGAATAAGCATTGGCTTACATCGATTAATCAAGTCAAGGCCTCCTGCTATAGCCTCTTTCTCATATCCCTCAACATCAAGTTGAATAATTGACACATACCTGTTTTCAGGTATAAGATCATCCATCCGCCTAATTTCCACATCAATAGTTTTTCCTTTTCCATTATCTTCTTTTAATATCCTACTTGCTCCGCCTAAACGAATTCCTGAATTTGTTTCAATAAGCATTTTTGATTTTGTATTTGCTTCTCCAAGCCCGTAATTGAACAATTCAACATTTTTTAAATTATTGATTTGAGAGGTAATTTGTGCGCATCGAAAATTTTCCAAACAGGGTTCAAAAGCCCATATTTTCTTGTCTTTACCGATTGAAGCTGATATCCCGGGAAGAAAGTCTCCAAAAAAGGTGCCAGCGTGAATCACATCACCTTCTCCACAATTCTCCCTTATAAACTCAATGGTATCAGGTTCAAATACCTCTCCTCGTAAAATTTTTTGGACCGCAGGCCTCTTTTGAGAGGAAAATGGGACAAAATACCAGCCATAACTATTACTTCCCACAAGTCCATACAATATTTCTTTAGATTTATTTATTGATATTGTCATCTACTTGATATAACACTTATGTAGTTAAGCCATACTCAACCATTAACATTCTAAAAGGATATAAATATAAAAGCCCTTTTACTTTCAATTCGTCATCAATAATGCTACACAAATAGGATGGTAATCAAACTCATAAAACACATCCCAGGTTTTCCAATAGTTCAACATTAAAAGGAAAGTACCTCGACAGCACTATATGTAATCTTATTCCTACTAATATAAATAAAAGAAACTTGTTTTCGATAAATATCCTGGCTTTTCTATTCCATAAGAAATTCAAATTATTATATGCTGTATGTGGCTAAAAAAGTAGACAACAGACATACCATATAAGGATTTGAGAGTTGGTTTTAAATGTTTAATTGTGTGAAATAAAAATACATTTGAACTATATAATGGTACACTTTAAATTTGAAACTGCAATAACGTCCCAAATATTTACCCCAACTTTTGCGCATGGATTCTATCGGGATTTTGTAGGTTCCGGTAGATAGGCCTGAAGCAAAAACCCGATAGGGCCTACTTTTGAATTTCAATAGTTCCTTTTGGAAACCGTTGTCCTATTGAAGGTCCTTTCTGCTAATTGGTAAAAACTGTCCAGGTCAAAACCTCTCTTGACCATTGGGGAAAGCGTACAAGTGTTCTTTACATCCCTTCTGCTTATTATGATTTTTGCATTTCTGCGGCTACGGGCTGTCCGATCTGTTTATGAGGAGCCAATCTTATTTGCTCAGCGATTCTTTATTCAAGCTCTTTGACATTTCCGATGCATTCGCCCCGTTCCACTCTGCGTATCTCTTTCCTAACCCTTACTATTTCTCCCCGTCAGGGTGGATGAAAAGCAAGAGCTTGTCCAGAATATCCCGATGGAACCACCGACCCTGGTCCAAAAGGAAAAGTCGCTCGATGCTCAGTTCAGCGAACTCGATTTGGGCTTTTCCAACTTTCAAAACGACCTATTGAAGCTTTTGAACGAAAACACCTCTTTCAATGGGGTAAAAATGATTCAGTTCAACGCGCCCACACCATTGAGTATGACAACACCAATATCAAGATCTACATCTTTGTTCTTGAAGGGGCCTTTCAGCAGGATATTAAAGGTGGTCCATGCACTTGAAAACCAAGGGGGTTTTGGAGCCATCTCCTATATGGGTTTTGAAAAGAAAAGGGATTTCGGGACGAAACAATCCTCATTTCAGTCAACAGTTCATCTTGAGCTTATGGAATAACTCATCCTTCTTTCATCTTCTCATTTATTCTGTGTTTTTAACTCAGAATAACCGCACATGATACCATTCACGTTTTTTAGCAAAATAGGCTGTGCCCAGCATAAAATAAGGGGTTTGATAGAACTTATAATCAGAAAACCTTTATAGGAAAAATACTTTCAAAACAATCCTTTCTACTTATTTTATCATATAACTTCTTAATGAATTAAAATCAAATATTTTTAATATGAAATGATTTATTGATAATGATTTCGATATCCTCCTTCAAAAAGTTTGAACTCTGTCCTGCCGCGGTCACAACAAAAAAGCATGCGTATCGCATGCTTTTTTGTTTTCTTGTAACTTCATTTATTGGTTCTTTCTTTATGCGGTCTGTGGTTTGTAATATTTCTTACGTAACCAAAAGGCCACGCGCACCAGCAGAATTAGGGCGGGTACCTCTACCAAGGGTCCTATTACCCCGGCAAAGGCCTGACCGGATTCCAACCCAAATACGGCAATGGCCACAGCAATGGCCAGCTCAAAATTATTTCCTGCTGCCGTAAAGGCCACAGAAGCGGTCTTGTCATAGTCCGCACCCATTGCCTTACTAAAGAAGAAACCAATAATAAACATTAGGGTAAAGTATACCAATAGGGGAACCGCCACTATTAAAACATCCATGGGAATTTCAACAATAAGTTCTCCTTTAAGTGAAAACATGATGATTATGGTGAACAAAAGGGCAATCAAAGTCATTGGGGAAATGGTGGGAATAAACTTTTTGGTATACCATTCTTCTCCCTTGAGTTTCACCAAGAGCAAGCGACTGAGAATACCCATCACAAAAGGAATCCCCAAATAGATGGCCACACTTTCGGCAATAGTTCCGATGGAAATGTCCACAATTGCACCTTCAAATCCAAAATAGGGAGGCAATACAGTTATGAAGACCCAAGCATAAAAACTGTAGGCAAAAACTTGAAAGATACTGTTCAAAGCGACCAATCCCGCACCGTATTCCGCACTGCCCTCGGCTAAATCGTTCCATACCAATACCATGGCAATACAACGTGCCAACCCGATCAAAATCACCCCTACCATATATTCTGGATAGTCCCTTAGAAAGATGATGGCCAAGATGAACATCAATATGGGGCCAATAATCCAATTGAGTACCAAAGAAATGGTCAGAATCTTGGTGTTCTTAAACACTTTTGGCAATAAGGCATAGTTTACTTTGGCCAAAGGCGGATACATCATCAAAATCAAACCTATGGCAATAGGAATATTGGTGGTACCGCTACTAAATGAATTGATGCTATTCGGAAACGATGGGAATACATAACCAATCCCAACACCAATCGCCATGGCGATAAAAATCCATAGGGTTAAGTTTCTATCCAAAAAATTTAATTTTTTTGCTGCCATAACCTATATATCTATGTTAGAAAAAACGTAGCCAAGTTCCGTCGCGATCTGCGTGCTTCGCTCAAGATATTTCTCAGCTTGCTGTGGTGTATTGTCAAATGCTTTTGGGTCCTCATAGGTGATGGGAATACGTTTCTCCGCGCCGGGTACAAAGGGACAGGTCTCATTGGCCGAATCACAGGTCATTATTGCTGCAAAACCTGAACTTGGGTTAAATCCATCCTCCATTTTTTTGGAAAATCCAATAATAGGATGTTCATTTTCTGCGTATTTGATGGCATAAACAGGGTTATTGCTATCCGAAAGTTGTTGTATTTGAAACCCCTGTTTCCGTAATGTATCAGCAATCATTGGAAATAAAGCTGTGGCCTCAGTGCCGCCCGAATAGCAGTACACATTTTTCACATTAAAAAAATGGGACATGGTCTGAGCCCATATTTGGGAGAGGTGGCTCCTTCGTGAGTTATGGGTGCAAATGAAATTAAGGCGGATTTCCTCTTTGCTATGGACTTTGGATAGGATGAATTCGACAAGTGGATCTAAAACTTCCTTGCGCTCATCCGAAATGAGACCAAAATCTAGGTTTTTAATGATTTCAAGTATATCGGGTAACAAACCGGTTTGTGTTTTTGTCATTGTTTAAGTCTATATATTGATTTATCGCAATAAAACGATTAATAAATTGAAAAAAATACTAACAACACTCTTGGTCCAGAGAAATTTCTTGATCTAGAAAATTCTTGAATTTCTGTTTCATACTGTTCCAGTTTTCCACGTTTATACAGTAGCAAACGCTGGTCCCTTCAACATCACCCTTTATCAATCCCAGATTCCTGAGTTCCTTGAGGTGTTGGGATACGGTGGGCTGGGCAAGCCCAATTTCACCCACAAGATCTCCGCAAACACAAGATTTCACCTTAAAGAGGTGTTGTAATATGGCCACTCTGGCAGGATGGGCAAATACCTTACCAATAAGAGCAAGCTCATTTTGGTTATCGGTAAATATTTCTGTTTTGGCCAACCCCATTATCATTAATTTATCGCAATATTACGATTAATATGTTGATTGTGGTAAAAAATGAATAAAAAAGTCTATGCTATTTACTTTGGTATCGCTTCTCCAATGTTTTTTTGCAATTGGCCAATGCCCTGTAGTTGTGGTAAGCGCTTTTCCAGATATGGCCTTTGTTGTCTTTTTTGGTCTCCGGCCTGGTGTCTTGTCCCCATGCGTACCACCCCCCATGTTCCTTGTCCATAAGATAGGTGTTGGTGTATTCCCAGAGTTTGTCAAAATGGGCCCTATAGTTCAATGAATCATTTGGGAAATGGGAATCCATCAACAAAAGACTGTTCAATCCCTCGGCTTGGGTCCACCAATTTTTATGGTGATTTACAATACTCATGGTATCCACACCCTTAAAATAATACCCACCATCATAGAAACCACCAAGTTCGTCGTCCCATCCCGTTTTTAGGGAATGGTCCACCATTTTTTTACCCTTTACCAAGGTTTTGTCAAATTGCCAACCACCCAGCACATGGGAGGCTTCCAACATCAAAAATGCAGTTTCCACATCGTGACCGAAAGTAACATGATCCAAATGAAAATGCTTGAGTATGGTATCTTTTGGGGTGTCCTTGAAGGATACAGGTGTCCAATCCCCTTCAAAATATAGGTTCATATACCCTTTTTCAGTGGTGAAGGTATCGCGGATCAGGGTCAACATTTCCTTAACGCGTTCTTCCACAATGGCATCGGGCCAAACCTCAAACAAGGTGGTCAAGGCTTCCAAAAGGTGTATGGAGCTATTGTAGTCTTTGTAGCCCACGTTTGAGGTGGACGGCGTATCCTCGGTTCGCTCAACAGGTGTACCGTCCATTTGTAGGATTTGATAATAGCCTTTATGGATGCTATCATGGCTGTGTTCCTCCAGCCAATTGAACGTTTTTTTAGCCAAATCCAGAGCTTCTTCATTTTT
Encoded here:
- a CDS encoding AGE family epimerase/isomerase gives rise to the protein MKNSWTLSFLLIALLTGCSPKEKKNTVNDNLITALENAANEQLLDKWFPLAIDTVDGGYYSNLTYDFKVGENQNKMIVTQARHVWTNAVAAENNPARKEEYLSYAEHGFQFLRDHMWDKINGGFHTMVTKEGEPMEGNKTAYGNSFAIYGLAAYYHASKNEEALDLAKKTFNWLEEHSHDSIHKGYYQILQMDGTPVERTEDTPSTSNVGYKDYNSSIHLLEALTTLFEVWPDAIVEERVKEMLTLIRDTFTTEKGYMNLYFEGDWTPVSFKDTPKDTILKHFHLDHVTFGHDVETAFLMLEASHVLGGWQFDKTLVKGKKMVDHSLKTGWDDELGGFYDGGYYFKGVDTMSIVNHHKNWWTQAEGLNSLLLMDSHFPNDSLNYRAHFDKLWEYTNTYLMDKEHGGWYAWGQDTRPETKKDNKGHIWKSAYHNYRALANCKKTLEKRYQSK